From Scatophagus argus isolate fScaArg1 chromosome 2, fScaArg1.pri, whole genome shotgun sequence, a single genomic window includes:
- the LOC124069630 gene encoding cytoplasmic phosphatidylinositol transfer protein 1-like isoform X1: MLLKEYRICMPLTVEEYRIGQLYMISKHSHEQSDRGEGVEVVQNEPYEDPEHGQGQFTEKRVYLNSKLPSWARAVVPKIFYVTEKAWNYYPYTITEYTCSFLPKFSIHIETKYEDNKGCNDNIFDNELKEQEREVCFVDIAYDEIPERYYKESEDLRYFKSDKTSRGILQEGWRDTQSPIMCSYKLVTVKFEVWGLQTRVEQFVHKVIRDVLLLGHRQAFAWVDEWIDMTMDEVREFERTIQEATNQKIGIIPPSISISETPLSSCALTGPASAPSTPMCTDAPESLSVPKDRPRKKSAPETLTLPDPVPSGVPQGSNLSPLPVSNHLQSSTPPSSNSDLTEMDEQ, from the exons TACCGGATCGGGCAGCTGTACATGATCAGTAAACACAGCCATGAACAGAGTGATCGAGGGGAAGGGGTGGAGGTTGTCCAGAATGAACCTTATGAAGACCCGGAGCACGGCCAAGGGCAGTTCACGGAGAAACGAGTCTACCTCAACAG TAAATTACCCAGCTGGGCTCgagcagtggttcccaaaaTCTTCTATGTGACAGAGAAAGCGTGGAACTACTATCCTTACACCATAACAG AATATACA tgCTCATTCCTGCCCAAATTTTCCATCCACATAGAGACGAAATACGAGGACAACAAAGGGTGCAATGACAAT atcTTTGACAACGAGCtgaaggagcaggagagggaggtgTGTTTCGTTGACATCGCCTACGATGAGATCCCCGAGCGCTACTATAAAGAGTCTGAG GACTTGAGATATTTCAAGTCGGATAAGACGTCGCGGGGGATCCTTCAGGAGGGTTGGAGGGACACCCAGAGTCCAATCATGTGCTCTTACAAACTGGTCACTGTCAAGTTTGAGGTGTGGGGTCTGCAGACCCGCGTGGAGCAGTTCGTACACAAG GTGATTCGggatgtgctgctgcttgggCATAGACAGGCATTTGCCTGGGTGGATGAGTGGATCG ACATGACAATGGATGAGGTGAGAGAGTTTGAGCGCACCATCCAGGAGGCCACCAACCAGAAGATTGGGATAATTCCCCCGTCGATTTCCATCAGTGAGACACCCCTGTCCTCTTGTGCCCTCACTGGCCCTGCCAGCGCCCCCTCCACCCCTATGTGCACTGATGCGCCCGAGTCCCTCTCTGTTCCCAAGGACCGACCTCGCAAGAAGTCTGCCCCAGAAACCCTGACCCTTCCTGACCCCGTCCCAAGTGGTGTCCCCCAGGGCTCTAACCTCAGCCCCCTGCCCGTTTCAAACCACCTTCAGTCATCCACACCACCCTCCTCCAACTCCGATCTTACAGAGATGGATGAGCAGTAG
- the LOC124069630 gene encoding cytoplasmic phosphatidylinositol transfer protein 1-like isoform X2, with protein MLLKEYRICMPLTVEEYRIGQLYMISKHSHEQSDRGEGVEVVQNEPYEDPEHGQGQFTEKRVYLNSKLPSWARAVVPKIFYVTEKAWNYYPYTITEYTCSFLPKFSIHIETKYEDNKGCNDNIFDNELKEQEREVCFVDIAYDEIPERYYKESEDLRYFKSDKTSRGILQEGWRDTQSPIMCSYKLVTVKFEVWGLQTRVEQFVHKVIRDVLLLGHRQAFAWVDEWIDMTLDDVRDYEKQMHEKTNIKVVNCHEQQEHSTTNPSSLDDIEIHDKAST; from the exons TACCGGATCGGGCAGCTGTACATGATCAGTAAACACAGCCATGAACAGAGTGATCGAGGGGAAGGGGTGGAGGTTGTCCAGAATGAACCTTATGAAGACCCGGAGCACGGCCAAGGGCAGTTCACGGAGAAACGAGTCTACCTCAACAG TAAATTACCCAGCTGGGCTCgagcagtggttcccaaaaTCTTCTATGTGACAGAGAAAGCGTGGAACTACTATCCTTACACCATAACAG AATATACA tgCTCATTCCTGCCCAAATTTTCCATCCACATAGAGACGAAATACGAGGACAACAAAGGGTGCAATGACAAT atcTTTGACAACGAGCtgaaggagcaggagagggaggtgTGTTTCGTTGACATCGCCTACGATGAGATCCCCGAGCGCTACTATAAAGAGTCTGAG GACTTGAGATATTTCAAGTCGGATAAGACGTCGCGGGGGATCCTTCAGGAGGGTTGGAGGGACACCCAGAGTCCAATCATGTGCTCTTACAAACTGGTCACTGTCAAGTTTGAGGTGTGGGGTCTGCAGACCCGCGTGGAGCAGTTCGTACACAAG GTGATTCGggatgtgctgctgcttgggCATAGACAGGCATTTGCCTGGGTGGATGAGTGGATCG ATATGACTTTGGATGATGTGCGGGATTACGAGAAACAAATGCATGAGAAAACCAACATTAAAGTCGTAAATTGCCATGAGCAGCAAGAGCATTCCACAACAAACCCATCTTCACTGGATGACATAGAGATCCATGACAAAGCAAGC ACATGA